In a single window of the Pandoraea pulmonicola genome:
- the nuoN gene encoding NADH-quinone oxidoreductase subunit NuoN, translated as MQNINLLPALPEAILLLMILVIMMCDAFLGQTRKLNYVLALITSAVVSVLWACNAGDPTSHYLFGNVFVADPMSNLLKAFGGLATFVTFVYGQKYLEARGLARGDFYILTLFSLLGLSVMISGNNFLTLYLGLELMSLSLYALAAVWRDSTNATESAMKYYVLGALASGFLLYGMSMMYGATGSLELAKVFEVIASGAVNKIVLVFGVVFVVAGLAFKLGAAPFHMWVPDVYQGAPTPVTLLIGGAPKLGAFALLLRLLVEGMLPLAIDWQQMLIILAVLSLVVGNLTAIVQTNVKRLLAYSTISHMGFVLLGMLSGVVGGKIDGIADAYGSSLFYSVIYLLTTLGTFGIVLLLSRKGFEAENLSDLKGLNQRSPWFAFVMLMLMFSLAGIPPLAGFYAKLAVLQAVVNAGMVWLAVVAVVASLIGAFYYLRVVKLMYFDKPEDTHGLEGSGTMRFVLSLNGLVLLYLGLMPGSLMDWCLRTIKLTLAS; from the coding sequence ATGCAAAACATTAATCTGCTGCCTGCGTTGCCGGAGGCCATCCTGCTGCTCATGATCCTCGTGATCATGATGTGCGACGCGTTCCTCGGCCAGACGCGCAAGCTGAACTACGTGCTGGCACTCATCACCAGCGCCGTCGTGTCGGTGCTGTGGGCCTGCAACGCCGGCGATCCGACTTCGCACTACCTGTTCGGCAACGTGTTCGTGGCCGATCCGATGTCGAACCTGCTCAAGGCTTTCGGCGGTCTGGCGACGTTCGTCACGTTCGTCTACGGTCAGAAGTACCTGGAAGCGCGCGGCCTCGCCCGTGGCGACTTCTACATCCTCACGCTGTTCTCGCTGCTCGGCCTGTCGGTGATGATCTCCGGCAACAACTTCCTGACGCTGTACCTGGGTCTGGAACTGATGTCGCTGTCGCTGTATGCGCTCGCCGCCGTGTGGCGCGATTCGACGAACGCGACCGAGTCGGCCATGAAGTACTACGTGCTGGGTGCACTGGCTTCGGGCTTCCTGCTGTACGGCATGTCGATGATGTACGGCGCGACCGGCTCGCTCGAACTGGCCAAGGTCTTCGAGGTGATCGCCTCGGGCGCCGTGAACAAGATCGTGCTGGTGTTCGGCGTGGTGTTCGTCGTCGCTGGTCTGGCGTTCAAGCTCGGCGCCGCACCGTTCCACATGTGGGTGCCCGACGTCTACCAGGGTGCGCCGACCCCGGTCACGCTGCTCATTGGCGGCGCGCCGAAGCTGGGCGCCTTCGCGCTGCTGCTGCGTTTGCTCGTCGAAGGCATGCTGCCGCTGGCGATCGACTGGCAGCAGATGCTGATCATCCTGGCGGTGCTCTCGCTGGTGGTCGGTAACCTGACGGCCATCGTGCAGACCAACGTCAAGCGCCTGCTGGCCTATTCGACGATCTCGCACATGGGCTTCGTGCTGTTGGGCATGCTCTCGGGCGTGGTGGGCGGCAAGATCGACGGCATCGCCGACGCCTACGGTTCGTCGCTGTTCTACAGCGTGATCTACCTGCTCACGACGCTCGGCACCTTCGGTATCGTGCTGCTGCTCTCGCGCAAGGGCTTCGAGGCCGAGAACCTGTCGGATCTGAAGGGCCTGAACCAGCGCAGCCCGTGGTTCGCCTTCGTCATGCTGATGCTGATGTTCTCGCTGGCCGGCATTCCGCCGCTGGCAGGCTTCTACGCCAAGCTGGCCGTGCTGCAGGCGGTGGTGAACGCCGGCATGGTGTGGCTGGCCGTGGTGGCGGTGGTCGCTTCGCTGATCGGCGCGTTCTACTACCTGCGTGTCGTCAAGCTGATGTACTTCGACAAGCCGGAAGACACCCATGGGCTGGAAGGCAGCGGCACGATGCGCTTCGTGTTGTCGCTCAACGGCCTGGTGCTGCTGTACCTGGGCCTGATGCCCGGCTCGCTGATGGACTGGTGCCTGCGCACCATCAAGCTGACGCTGGCCAGCTGA
- a CDS encoding DUF2818 family protein: protein MSAGGMLVILLAVLGANLPFVNQRLFGVVLLKRAVKPLWLRLIEMLAAYFVVGALGYLVESGIGNVFPQGWEFYAITASLFVVFAFPGFVYRYLWRHRPAATA from the coding sequence ATGTCCGCGGGCGGTATGCTGGTGATTTTGCTGGCCGTGCTGGGTGCGAACCTGCCGTTCGTGAACCAGCGTCTCTTTGGCGTGGTGCTGCTCAAGCGGGCGGTCAAGCCGTTGTGGCTGCGCCTGATCGAGATGCTGGCGGCGTATTTCGTCGTCGGGGCGCTCGGTTACCTGGTCGAGTCGGGCATCGGCAACGTGTTCCCGCAAGGCTGGGAGTTTTACGCCATCACCGCGAGCCTGTTCGTGGTGTTCGCATTTCCGGGCTTCGTCTACCGGTATTTGTGGCGTCATCGACCGGCGGCTACCGCCTGA
- a CDS encoding NUDIX domain-containing protein: MTERQLDDQHLIETPLASETVYDGAFLTIKRDSVRLPDGKTATREYTTHPGAVMVIPLFEDGQVLMERQYRYPLKRVMTELPAGKLDEAEGGLACGQRELLEETGYRAERWDYLTRIHPVISYSTEFIDIWLARELTHGEQRLDEGEFLDVFKMPATELLQWVRDGRVTDVKTIIGAFWLEKILSGVWQPNERSPLR; encoded by the coding sequence ATGACCGAACGTCAACTCGACGATCAGCATTTGATCGAGACGCCTTTGGCGAGCGAAACCGTCTATGACGGTGCATTCCTGACCATCAAGCGCGACAGCGTGCGCCTGCCCGACGGCAAGACGGCCACGCGCGAGTACACCACCCACCCGGGGGCCGTCATGGTGATCCCGTTGTTCGAGGACGGGCAGGTGCTCATGGAGCGCCAGTATCGCTACCCGCTCAAGCGCGTGATGACGGAGCTGCCGGCGGGCAAGCTCGACGAGGCCGAAGGCGGTCTCGCATGCGGTCAGCGCGAATTGCTCGAAGAGACCGGCTATCGCGCCGAGCGTTGGGACTACCTCACGCGCATCCACCCGGTGATTTCCTACTCGACCGAGTTCATCGACATCTGGCTCGCACGCGAACTGACGCACGGCGAGCAGCGGCTCGACGAAGGCGAGTTTCTCGACGTATTCAAGATGCCCGCGACCGAATTGCTGCAGTGGGTGCGCGACGGCCGTGTCACGGACGTGAAAACGATTATCGGCGCGTTTTGGCTGGAGAAGATATTATCGGGAGTCTGGCAGCCGAACGAGCGTTCGCCGCTGCGCTGA
- a CDS encoding DUF1178 family protein, with the protein MKVFDLRCAKEHTFEGWFGSEDDYLSQQARGLVSCPVCGETEIVRMPSAPRLNLSGGTALGGDARARGEAGGAGAAARPPVPPEVAEAHRELQSLWMKAVRHVMANTEDVGEKFAEEARKIHYNEAPERNIRGTTSREEAEALAEEGIDVMMLPLPDAAKETLQ; encoded by the coding sequence ATGAAGGTATTTGATTTGCGCTGTGCGAAAGAGCACACCTTCGAGGGCTGGTTCGGCTCGGAGGACGATTACCTGTCGCAACAGGCTCGAGGCCTGGTGAGCTGCCCTGTGTGCGGCGAGACGGAGATCGTGCGCATGCCGTCGGCGCCGCGCCTGAATCTGTCGGGCGGCACGGCGCTCGGCGGCGATGCTCGCGCGAGAGGCGAGGCGGGCGGCGCCGGTGCTGCTGCGCGTCCGCCCGTGCCGCCGGAAGTCGCCGAAGCGCATCGCGAGCTGCAATCGCTCTGGATGAAGGCGGTGCGTCACGTGATGGCCAACACGGAGGACGTCGGCGAGAAATTTGCCGAGGAAGCGCGCAAGATCCACTACAACGAGGCGCCGGAGCGCAATATCCGCGGCACGACCTCGCGCGAGGAGGCCGAAGCGCTGGCCGAGGAAGGCATCGACGTGATGATGCTGCCGCTGCCGGACGCCGCGAAAGAGACCCTGCAATAG